The segment ATGTAAAAGGCTCATGGAGGCATTATGACATGTTATGTGGAAGCACTTTTGAATTCTTGTCAAGaataggggctcagtcagttaagcatccaactcttgatttcagctcaggtcatgatcttgtgagttTGTGCTCCacaccaggctccacgctgacagtgtggagcctacttggaattctctctccctctctctctgcccctcccatgctctctctctcaaaataagtaaagtaaacttaaaaaaaactaaaaaatatatataaatatgtaagtaaataaataaataaataaataaataaataaataaatcatgtcaaatatatgcaaaaatggAATAAGCTGTTAATGGTGTAGATTGTTCTGATGTTGCAAGTGATCGAGCCTAGGCTGAATAACTATTTGGCAGAAgattctgtaatttattttctaaataatacaATCCAGAAGATTTAAGTAATGATTTGGGGAAGTCAAGGTCATATATggtaaagcaaaaactgaaaaccaGAGTGATGTGGTATATAAGATTTTAGTCTTTTCAGTAAACCCCATCATCTCCAGGAAACAATCTGCAAAGGAGATTTAAATAGGCTCTCTACTTCTCTCCATTGGACAGAGAGCTACTTCTTTTTGTGAAGTGCCAGCTAGGTCCCTAAGATATAATGGTgaaggttaaaataaatgtatttggacATAATGGGGTCCTGGTCATCAGTGCTGCTTTTAACTCTGAAAAACCAGATATCATCACCATCTATTACTGCTTCATTGATCTCAACTACATGTTCTACATGTTCCAGTATGATGATTCTACCCTGGCAAATGCAATGGCACAGTCAAGGCTGAGAACTGAAATGTGTTATTGATGGAAAGCCCATCTCCATCTTGCAGGAGCAAGATCCCACCAACATCAAATGGGGTGACGCTCTTGCTGAATATGTTGTGGAGTTCACTGGTGTCTTCACTACCATGGAGAAGGCTGGGGCGTGCTTGAAGGGTGGAGCCAAGAAGGTCATCATATCTGTCTCTTCTGCTAATGCCTCCATGTTTATGATGGGTGTGAACCATGAGAAGTATGACAACTCCTTCAAGGTTATTGGCAATGCCTCCTGCATCACCAGCTGCTGGGCCCCTTGGGCCAATGTCATCCATGACAAGTTTCATGTCATGGAGGACTTATGACCACAGTCCATGCCATAACTGCCATCCAAAAGACTTTGGACCTCTGGGAAGCTGTGGCATGATGGCTGAGGAGCTTCTATTGGCATCACCAAGACTATGTGCAAGGTCATCCTTGAGCTGAATGGGAAGCTCACTGGCATGATCCATGTCCACACCCCCAGTGTGTCAGTCATGAATCTGATCTGCCTGGGGAAAGCTGTCAAATATGATGACATCAAGAAGGTGGGCTACAGTGACCTGGTTGTCTCCTGCAACTTTAATAGTGACAGCCACTCTTCCACCTTTGATGCTGGGGCTGGCATTGCTCTCAGGGACCACTTTGTCAAGCTCATTTCCTGGTACAACAAAGAACTCAGCTACAGCATCTGGGTGGTAGACCTTATGGTCCACATGTCCTCCAAAGAATGAGAACCCCCAGACCCAGGGAGAggacaagaggaagagagaagcccTCAGCTGCCGGGGAGTCCTTGCCCCAACTCATCCGCCAACACACTGAAAATCTCCTGGGCTGAAATGCATCGTAGAGCCCCTGAAGAAGGAGAGGGGCTTAAAGAGCCCTACCTTGTCATGTACCATCAATAAAATACACTTTAcccagccagagagagagagagagagagagagagagagagagagagatttaaataaTAGATGAGAATTTGATTAGAGGAGTTTTAAGGTGACTTCCCAGACTACTATTACACATTTCtcaaaggaaaggggaaacacAAAATTTAGAGTActgcataaattaaaaataaggatgtGTTTTGCATTTAAGGAGCTGTTGATTTCAGTGAAGTCTCTATGTTGTACTTACTAGGAGTCCTGGTTCTGGAATAGGAGCAGGTCTTGTAAACCATTTACtaagtttcctcttctgtttccttagGTTTTGCATATTCTCAATACGTTTATCTCTGaacttttggaaaattaaaaggaaggaaaagaaataatactttttataacAAAAAGTTAACATGCtgattgtatatttttaatgtcagtaaaaaatataaatacaaccAGTACATAGCTAtgtaaaagtaggaaaaaaatcctttttcaaaTGTGTGGTTCCTAGATGAAGAAAACACCCTAGAGCATCCCTAGAGTTTCCAAATGAGCCTGTTtcgtctctctcgctctctttctctctcttttttaaagtttatttattttgagaggaagaatggaggaggggcagagagagaaagagagagagagagagagagagagagagagagagagagagaatcccaagcaggccttgctctgtcagcatggagcctcacgtggagctctctctcacaaactgtgagatcatgacctgaactgaaatcaagagtcgagtgctcactgactgagtcccccaggggCCCGAGACTATTTACTCTCGATTCCCATTCCACCAACTATGGGACCCCagactcatatatatatatatatatatatatatatatatatatatatacacacacatatatatgtatatatatatatatatatatatatatatatatacacatatgtgtgtgtgtgtgtgttttattttgaagtgatGTTCATTTGGGGCATGGGGCTGGTTCAGTcaggttggttcagtcagttgggttaagtgcccaactcttaggattctctctcaccctctctctctgcttctgtctctctctttctctcaaaacaaacaaaaaaacttaaaaacaataaaatgaaaataatgtcatTAAAACCCCCAAAGGAATTTCctttatagaaataagaaaacaaaatttatgcACATTCTTTAGTTACCTTAAACACTGCATATGCCAAGCAGAAATTTTTATGTTCCCATTTTATGCCATGTTTAAGTAACAGAGATGTTAAGGGATCAAACTAGAACACTTTGAAGATGAGGAAGAGTATTAGGATGCAGAGTATATGCGTACTAAAAATTTTATCCACTTCCAGTGGGAGTGCAATTGGTATAATTGCTTTGAAACCTACATGGTATTACTTTATAACAATGAAACATTGTCTTGTCCTATTATCCAGCCATTCTATTCCTATTATGTTAAAAAAACCAAGAATACAAAGCATTTAGGTTATTCTCATGAAGACTCATTCTAATAGTAGTCACAGTCCTGTGAAAGATAACAGAAGTATCTAGCTAGTACAAGCACATATCATGTGCAAGACCCCTGCACATAAAGGAACAAGATAAAGTCACAATCTTGAAGTAcccagaattatttattttttatttttcagagtgacagcatgagtggggaaggcacagagagagagggagacagaggatctgaagcgggctctgcactgacagcagtgagcctgctgtggggctcgatctcaggaactgtgagaccatgacctgagctgaagctggacactcaacaaACCGAGCCACCCAATGTCCCCagagttatttatttaaacattaccTGCCGTGCGGTGACATCTGAAGGGTGTTGCTGTCTTGGCCCTTCCTAcataatatgtaaaattaaaacaaaaccataaaaatcatgaGCAAACAACTATTCAGTTATTATAATGGGAAGCCTATgctactgttttttatttatgtaatatatgcTTATTATCTCAATTTGCAAAAGGCAAGATCAGAATAAGAACATGAAGATGAAAATCAGAGGGGAAGATGGCAATAATATCATGAGAAAAAAGAGTCAGCTCTGAATCATATTACAAAGACCACGTAGCATACTGCGATTTATCATGGAAGGAAAGACAGGTATGAGCAATCAGAAAATTATGTTCCTCAGGATGATTAAGGAACCCCAGCAAGTAGTATGGTTTTCTGAGACACAGGGAGCTTGGCTTTACTTTCTGGGGTTCCCACACCTTCCACTAATTTCTAAATTGTGCTTTAAATACCTTCCGCTCTCCTCATTTTGCTCCAGTTGTTTAGCCCAAAGACCCAAAAGCAATCTCCTCCCCATCTGAATATTGAGAAACTtattctgccccacccccacttctgtaAGCCCCATCCCACCTCCGGGACAAACGACTGAGGGTGCCTGGTTTCTAGTGGGCACAGAGGGAGCCTTTTCCTCCTTCAGGAACCGGCTCAGGATCTAGCCTGTCTACCTCACCTGGGattcccagcccccagcaccaAAGCGCCCACACTGGCCGTAATCGCCAGTGATCAGTAATCGCAAGTGTCCCAGGCACATGGCCCGGGAAAGGGGCAGACAAGTTGGGTTTGGGGTCTTGGAGAACTCACGGGGTTCACTTGGATGGCTTCGTCCCCCCTACAGCACAGACACATGCTGCTGAGCCTTGGAGCATCCCCCGCTCGGCAAGCGCCCCTGGTCCTGACCAGGACCAAGTCACTGAGGGGTACACCACGCGACACCCCGGAGCCCCGCCCGGCCGCGTCACAATTCTCTTTGTCCTCCCctgcggccccctccccccaccccccagtgccACTGTGGGATCAGGGCTGCTGGGTTACCACAATTGCCTGTTCTGCCAGTACTCTTGATCAGACAAGCACATGATACAATAAACAGAGTTTAGTCCTCAACTCTGCCCTCTTTCTGTGGACCTCTAACTTAGTTCCATGGTCCTTCACTTCAGCCTGTCATCGGGTTCTCAGTTCCATCTCCTGCTTGTTCTTCCGTCATGACTTCCAGTTGGGTCTATCCAGCTATCTGCCTCATCCCTGTCAATCACCGGGCTAAAGAGGGGGAAATTTGAGAATTGTCACAATTGCCTAGACATCATCTCCAACTTAAACTGGGTCTTCACCACTGCTTCCCACCTCTTTT is part of the Felis catus isolate Fca126 chromosome D1, F.catus_Fca126_mat1.0, whole genome shotgun sequence genome and harbors:
- the CCDC179 gene encoding coiled-coil domain-containing protein 179, encoding MAVYISKPKSKPGTGGWGEGAAGEDKENCDAAGRGSGVSRGVPLSDLVLVRTRGACRAGDAPRLSSMCLCCRGDEAIQVNPEGPRQQHPSDVTARQWS